The nucleotide sequence TATTCTGATCTCAAGTTTCCCCCAAAAAAACGTCTGACGGCATGCTGCGATGGTGGAGGGGTAGTTATCACAACCCATTTAAGACCTTAGTGCTCGACGCGCCTGACCCCGGTTTGATTCaggcctgaggtcctttactGCATGTCTTCGCCTCTCTCTCAAACCCTGTTTCCTCTCAGTCTACTTTGAGAACATGTTGaagaagattctcagtcatccaggtcgtgatcaatccaaaaaaggttaaaaaataaaacaactggacttctgttctgaagctcaagacgtttcgcttccatTCCAAGAAgctttttcaatttaaaattctactttgaaaaaaaaaaacgaaccactggtgctgttaaaaaaaagaaaaaaaacttctgagGAAGAGAAAATGCCCAACGAGGTGTcctttatcagaaattaatggacaaTGCAAAGGCATAATCCCACGTTTACCACGGTCACTTacgaaacaaataaatattaacTCAATTATTAATGCTCTAATGTTTTTGTCCACCGTTAAAATCATAAGTTTTCAACAAGAAGTGGCTaaaattactattttttgtGACACGTTGCCAAGGTAAACAGCTCTGGCCACAGAACCTACAACATTTCACGTCAACTATCAACCGTCTTGCCATTTGAACCAGCACAATAATTTACaacaatcaggctatttgaccAGAACCTTTTCATAGGTGTCCTACAAACtaagattaaattaaacactGGTGGACTCTTTATTGGTTACGTAACTTGTGAAGGCAACTGATTGTATTCCAGGTGAAGGAGGCCAAATACAAATACTTTCGGTGTATTTTTTGTAAACAGAAGGGAAACTATTTTCGAAAAGCCGTGTATCTTTTTCATTCCACGCTTTACATCGTGttgttcagcttccagcaggacaagcaAAACAGTCAGAGCTACAACGAAAGGGTTGTTGACCTAGTGattagagcagcacgcttgtgctctgagaaggttgcaagtacccggtttgatccccagcgcctgcactctgggtccctgagcaagacccttaacccctgattgctccccaggtgccacacagtggcagcccactgctccccaaggggatgggttaagatgcagaagtgaatttctccattgtgagatcaataattTCAATCATTATCAATCAATCAGTATCCTCATGACGCATCTTAGTGTTAGAATGGCTCAAAGTCAAAGTCAATGTCAGTCCAGCAGAGAATTTCTGAGACTTAACATGAAAATGTCAGGCTCCCACGTACTCTTATTCCACATCACAATTATATTTGATTCTTATTGGTCTTTCtcattaaatcccaataaagtacTTCAATAAATTGAAGTTTGGGGTTGTAGAGTTGAAAGAACTGGTTTGCACGGCACCGCATGTAGAAAGTAATTTTAAGATAATGGTTtgcattttattgcatttcttctttttcacattagctcttatgattattattacttAAAATCTTCTCACTTGTACCACGATGTGTTTGTGTGAAGCACAAACGCAACTCTATCATCATCCTCTGGAAGctgttttagctttttgtgATATCCGCTTGTACGAAGGCCAAAAGGGATGATGTCCTTCAGCTGTTAGATTAGTGCCACCCACTGGATAATTCCTGCCAACTACACTCCTCTGTGGACAAAGAGCTCTGTGGGATCCACAGCTGTGATTCCTGTGATTATTTATTAAtctcttccaaaaaaaaaatacaacgaTCACTTTCAAATCATCTTTATCTAAGCCCCGGGTTGTGCCTCCTAATGAGAGGAACAGCGGCATTTAATCTCTGAATACTATATATCATTATGCTTCAGTGAGGGGATGAAATGCACGCGTACCTGAGCAAATAATTACATTTCAAAGCTGGTTTATTTGATGTCGTAAAGCCTGATGTTGAAAGTGTTGcgataaaacagaagaagtttTCCAAATTTagtgcgattttttttccccagggaACAAAGCTATCGGCATTTCCCTTTACGTGCTAGAAGATGTTTTCCAAGAACAATATTTGGAAGAAATAAGAATAGAGTAAATCATATCCTGTATGGCTTTCCCTTTTACAATACACGGCCGACACAATGCGCTGTGTTGTGCAGGCCCGACGGTTTTGTGCAGAATAACAGGCCCGGAGTACAAAGCCCATTTTACGAGGCTTTGTCTGTTCCCCGTCCAAAGAATACCGTCACATTATATTTCTGTTTACAaacattacaacaacaaaaaaaaagtttcatgaaTGTCCCGAGCTGAACATTGGTGCATTGTTAGAAAGAGTGTAAGCTGAGGAGCAGAGCTTTGGtcacaggaggaggaagagaagtgGGCGTGTGAAGGGGGAGgactatttcttttttacagtagAAAGTTTACTTATTATAAAAACTACAAAGTAGGAGGGAGGACAGGATGTACTGGAAAGCTGGGGTGGGGCATAAAACGAGAGGAAAGGGGTTTAAAAGCAGAGACAGCTGCGCAGCACGCTGGCCGGGCCTAACGAGAAGACAAACGGGCCACAGGAGACAAGAGGAAGTCCACacactcgttttttttttattgtttttctttttgagagAACTCTGATTATGTAACCAAAAGAGCTGTTGCTTCACTCAGGGCCGTAAATCTATTTTCGGTGTGAACCAGTGTTCCTCTTTAACACTCTGAGAACACGGGGCGAGAGCCGCCACCGTATACTGTTGGTCTCATCTCTCCGTCGGTAAGGTGAATCTCACTCTTGCTAGTTTTGTTGGGTTGGATTTGCTGCAAagaagcagtgtgtgtgtgtgtgtgtggggggggggggggggtgcaagtTGTGTCCCTGGGCTgttatcagtgtttttttctccctttattTTGGTGCTCACTGTGCTTCAGGGGTTCATTTCTTCGCCTTcttgtttaaattaaagtttttggCAGCAGACTCGTCTCTGTTTCGTTCCAACTCCTGATTTTGGTGCTGCTCCTCTTTGGATTCTCCTCAAATAAATTCAGgaagtgtggggaaaaaaagagggatGTACTGAGCATTAGGATTCCACTTGTTATGGTGATGAACActgctttaattgtttttttttttttttagtatgtaTACATATTTTCTCTGAGGTGATGTTTTGTTATTCTTGCCGCTGCGGCAGCCTGAGCACAGAGGAAAcgatgagctgctgctgctgtttctgttgGGGTGCTGGTCAAAttcctgtttctctgctttcttttcttccaGCACCAGCAGGCGTTATGGATCTGCAGCGTTTCCTGTGCTGGAAAGTTGTGCCACTTCTCCTCTTGTGTAAGACCGCGTTTGTTCCATGCATATTGTTCCATGCATATATGTAACATAAGCATTGATTCATCGTATCATAActtgtttgtattgtttttgaGATTCTTAACGGACAAACTAAGGGCACGCAGTAGGAAATTCTCCACCCTTTGTCCCCAGGGCCGGGTAGATTTTGGTGCATACCAATACTTTATATTTTTGACAGAAACTCAGAAAGAAAGAAGCTAAAGGTCTCTCTGCAGGATGACACAGCAGAACACTTTAATCGTCTCCGAAAGCAGAAGTCGAAAACTTTTGATCCCGCGCTTTCTCATAAACACGAGACTTCCTGTAAAGCGCCTCCTGCTTTGGTAACCCTCTGTTGTATTATTTACTCGTCCTCCACAGTCTGAGGATCAGGTTAAGACAAATGATTAATAGCTCTTGTGGCGCACGCGTGCAAGCTTTAACGGGGTTTGACAACGACGCTGGGATGCTGATGCGGTTTGACAGCTATCAGATTGCACATGGGTGACATGCATCATAAATCATCACCTGGCATTATGTGACAGACAGTATAGGCCTCGCGTCCGTGCATATATGTAACATAAACATTGATTCGTTGTATCATAActtgtttgtattgtttttgaGATCCTTAACGGACAACTAAGAGCACGCAGTAAGAAATTCTCCTCCCTTTGTCCCCAGGGCCGGGTAGATTTTGGTGCATGTCGGTGCACATCGTCAACGAGCAGCCGGTGCACGTGATCCCAGGCGCCACGCTGGTTCTCACCGCCCGCATCCAGAAGGATCCCCGGGAAGAGATCTCCACGATAACCTGGGCACGGGAGCCTGAAACTGGAACCGATCGGACAAAAGTGACGCTGGCCACATGTCCTGCCAGAGGCCCAAAGTGTTCTGGTGGCGGGCCAGATGTGCAGATGAgcctggagcagcaggagaCGACGCTCCAGGTTAACAGCTACACCTCAGCAGACAGCGGCGAGTACTCGGTGACTGTGACGGACGGCTCAGGAGGGAATGCCACCGGGCGCTGCATCGTCCGGGAGTACGGTACGGTATGACGGGCAGCGCTAGGAGGAAATTAATTAGGCTTTACACTCAGCTTATTACACTGTATTTAAATCTGGTCAGGAACTTACATTCCTACCCTGACTCTGGCCAGATGGACGTCGTTCCGCCGAGCTCCGGCTTCCTCACATCCATCTGGCCAGAGTCAGGtcattataaaaaacaaatacttttttctgcATGCATGTGAGTTTGCTTTCCTTTACCAAAAAAGGGATATTTCAAAAAGTTAGGATGATTATGAACCTTCATCCCTCACATAATGAAGTACATGTACTTCACATGTTGCTGTATGCGGTGACAACAAAAAGCAAAGGATGAAAACACTCTCCCGCCTGTTTCACACGTCATGATAATGTTTGCGGATGTTTCTCGTGTTTTTGtgcaatatattttttctacatGGGCAAAAAACTGGCCACGTAGGGAAGGTCGTCCGACGTGTCTGCACTATTTCATTTCTCCATGTAATGCAAACGTGGAAATACCCTCCACAAGCAGAAGGCTTTTCCTACACATGTCAGAAtggaatagaaatatcctttattttGGGAAATTCAGGCGGAccagcagtaaaaaaaagtgcattaaggGATGTAGATTTaagttttggtttaaaaaaaaataattaaataagagaaagtaggtacacctggtctgacgttctgttagctttGACTCCATCCAGGGatgcagatcatctgctattaccatataacatagaaaggattcctggatcaatgtgtgtttctgtgctttatgtgtctctgctctgtcttctctaaccttcAGTCAGTCGAGGctgatgaccgttcacactgagcctggttctggttctgctggaggtttttcttcctgttaaaggggagttttcctctccactgtcgcttcatgcatgctcagtatgagggattgctgcaaagccttcgacaatgcagaccactgtccctgtggctctacgctctttcaggagaagtgaatactgcttgtcaagacttgatgcaatctgctgagtttcctcagagaggaaactttttgaccaatctgtctgtgtaatgtgattgaatttgactttgtaaagagccttagGATGACGTgtgttatgaattggcgctacataaatagaatagaattgaattaaactgaaaaaagacTGAATAGTGAGGGCGGATTTACAACACACGTTACAATCTACATGTGAAACACGtgaatttagttatttttgccACTGAATTCAATAGGCTCTGAACGGACATGAAATGTTCAACTTCAGGCTCTACTTGCAAATTAAACCCTATAgattatttgtttctttaacaGTCGATAGTTGCAGCTCTTGTAGGGGGACGTTCTTAACCTGTTACTGTCTATTAAAGGTCAGCAGATGCTGAAGCCCGTAAAGGGCAACGGTTGTTTGTGATGGGAAGCCATTTCTGTGGACTCTGTTGTAGTGCGACAATTTGAAACGGCTCCAACAGCAAACAGGCGCTGCACATAAATCCCCCTGAATGATCACAGAGAGGCAGGACCGGCTCACCTCCTTCAGCTGATGTACTCTGGCCTTTTTAGTTTCACATCCAGCCGAATCATCAGCGTAACGAATTTTTTCCTTAATGTCACTCCGGAACCAGTTGTTTTCTTCTGAAGAGAACGTCTCGTTTAATAATGTAGCACTGGAAATTTAATTCGCCCAAAGGCTTTGTTCTCCCGcgtctccttttttttgttttcgccTCTCCAGATGACTTCTCTCTCACTGTAGCTCTCCAGCTTTCACTTTTTTCCCTTCATCCCATTTTCAGACTCAATACCTCCCTCTCTGATCTCATTATTGGCTCTCAACCTGAGCCAGCTTCTCCTGACAGCATTAAACGTCTCTCAGGTTTCTTCGTCCTGGACCCTCTTTGATAGGCGTGCGCCGTTATTCCTATTTTATAACGACCAGAAGCCCTGAGCTGGGGGGCACTTCGCACCTCTTGTTTCTATCTAGCTCGGGGGCTTTTACCCACTCGCCTGTCGTGATTTTTGACCCCGTCGCCGTTTCTCTGTCCCCGCAGAGGCTGTCCATCATGTCTCCGTCAGCATCAACACGTCTCACTCCTCGCTGATTTGCCACGAGGCGTGGGGGACGGACCCCAGCTTCAGCTGGCTGCACGAGAGAGCTGCCATCACCCAGCAGGTGGGGAGGGTGTCCAAGGACGGAAGCATGCTGTTTGTGACCATGACTCCCATTTGTGGCCACTTCACCTGCATGGTGGGCAACAGGCTGGGATACAGTTCTGCCACATACACAGCAGGTATGGTCTCCCTTTTAACCCGCGCGTCTGCTTCTTTATCTTTTCAAAAGCTTTAGATGCAGTTCTGAgtactgtaaatatttatttttaaagctgcacAGGTCAGACGTActgttttaaaggtatactatgcaaccggggttgattttccagcggggctccccccagagggcgaaagtaaaagtgcactgtcgtaaagatgctcagctgttctggttcctccatcaagccaggcgcggttgttttgagtttagcagacaggtgaacgcaacgaaaagtggaaaaaacggcagtacaaacaatgactaacacagtgaaagtatgaatatcaagcttcccgcagcgctatcttggcgaggcggccgccggcaacattcaaaaaaataataataataataataataaaaagaaaatagatatgcttgcatgtttatttgaggttaacacgcggttctttgttgttgctttcgcgcgtgcatatagtgaatggcagggcaaaaacacatggagttctcgccgtaaagcaagaccgactctcgcggtcttgcacgagacttctgagcctgtgtgtgcgggccgagggctcctgcaattgcaagtgcggtatttcccccacagaccaccagggcggccgagaaaacctttgttcaacctgaaatgactcatttaatcatccaaaacggtatggaacacattaattaactgaaaaatgttgcatagtatgcctttaacaacTGGATTGgagaaggaaatgtttatttgtagCAGCGAACACAGTTATGAGTATCGCTGCCACTTcggttttgtctgttttgactGCTGCTTAAGGAAAACTCTGAAATGGCATCCGGTTCTTATGACGTTATTATGTTCAGTAGAtgcattgctttttttattgctgataaaaggtgcacaaaaaaagtaaaataaatgcatctttTAATTGAGAAACATCACTTTAAGAAACAACATATTAAGAAAATTCAACAGGAATTTTCAACAATtcctataaaataaatgcaagtgcagcatttattcattttttttacatcattcttAGCTTGAATAAGAGCCCAATTCATTGCATCATCAGCAGGCGCAGTTAGAAGGGTTGTTAGTGAGGGagggtttaaaaatgtttgaagctCCCAGGTGGAGAACTtccattaaaataaacttttaaatagATTGGACAAAATAATATGGTTCTGG is from Fundulus heteroclitus isolate FHET01 chromosome 3, MU-UCD_Fhet_4.1, whole genome shotgun sequence and encodes:
- the si:dkeyp-97a10.2 gene encoding uncharacterized protein si:dkeyp-97a10.2 produces the protein MDLQRFLCWKVVPLLLLWPGRFWCMSVHIVNEQPVHVIPGATLVLTARIQKDPREEISTITWAREPETGTDRTKVTLATCPARGPKCSGGGPDVQMSLEQQETTLQVNSYTSADSGEYSVTVTDGSGGNATGRCIVREYEAVHHVSVSINTSHSSLICHEAWGTDPSFSWLHERAAITQQVGRVSKDGSMLFVTMTPICGHFTCMVGNRLGYSSATYTAAPCESGGRGTTVAVVCLVLLLLVCGAALAFLLWRRRTENNRGERLYEHADDTA